CGCGCGCCTGCCTTGTGCCTGGCGGGGATCTAGGGAGAGGGCTCTCCAAGGGCCTCGGCTTGGGTGGTCCTGGGAGTCGCCACGTGGGCGGGGAGGAGCTGAGACTCCGCGCGAAGAGACGCACTGCTGGGGGGCGGGCGGCCAGGTGGGTGGGGTTCTGCCTCGGGTCCGCGTGCCGTCTCCCGGATTGACTTTGTtgccccttccctcttctctcccaggcAATATGTCGGAAGGCAATGCTGCCGGCGAGCCCAGCGCCCCAGGAGGGCCCCGAACCCTCCTCTCCGGGGCCCGGGGACTTATCGGTCGGCGGCCGGCGCCTCCCCTCACCCCCGGCCGCCTTCCCTCCATACGCTCCAGGGACCTCACCCTCGGCGGAGTCAAGAAGGTACCCGACTACCTGGAATTACAGGCTGCTGGGGTTCAGTCGATGTTAAATCCTCACGTACACCAGGCTTGGTGGTGCATCTCACGGGTCTAGTCCCCAGACTTCTGCCTGCACATTCTGGGGAGCCCGTCCTACCTTGAAGTCTAGATGATGAATGCAAGCTGTTGACATGGTTCTGTGAGATGGCTGAAGGGCAGAGGATTCTAATTAGTTCAAAATCAACTTGAGCAGTGTTTATTAACTTTCTGTGTTTGGACAGCATTCAGAAACCTATGAAAGTCACGCAGGCATAAACGCTGCCGTCAGTTTTAGAGTTCCCAGTTTGTCAGTGATCCCATTGTGCACTCTTCTGGTCTAGAGTGGAACGGATTCTAGGCATGCCATTAGAGGCTCTGTGTCTTATTCTGTTTATGACTGTACTTGTGAAGAGTAACCCttaaagtggggagagagggtgatGACAAGCATAAagcagccattttttaaaaaaatgttttatttagttagggagagaaacatcagtgtgtggttgcctcttatgcgccccttactggggacctgacctgccaccttggcatgtgccctgattgggaatcagggccagtgaccctttggttcgcaggcgggcactcagtccactgagccacaccagccagagcaaagtGGAGCGTCCCTGGGTGGGCACgagccacctttttttttttaagactttattgcCTAGGTAAGTTCTGGTGACAGTCTAACCTGTCATCTGTTTGTGAGTCCTGGCTGATCTCTGTCTTTTCTACTTGAGTTCTTTCCCTATGTTACCCgaccaaggaaaagaaaagaggtgaGATTAGCTAAATTCCTTTGCTTTTAGAAGGCCTGAGGGTTCTCCTTTCAGAGGGCAGAAACTGAGGCTGCTCTTGAAATGGTTTTTGGTGTCCCTTTGTATGTGTAACTCTGCTGCCACCATGACTTGCCTGCCAGTTCCTCCTTTTCAAGTACCTGCCTATCTGTATAAATTTCTGACGGCAGCGTGGAATGTGCGAAAGAGTGGCACGGCCGTCTTGGTCCATAGAAGATTCCCAtagggtttttttctcttcctctgtgctTTGGGATGAGAATTTACCAAATCAGTGACTCCTGTATTTCATTTCAGAAAACCTTCACCCCAAATATCATCAGTCGGAAGATCAAAGAAGAGTGAGTAGCTGGCGTTGTGAATACTCGCCCCTTATTTACTTGCTCTGCATTTGGGCCTTTTGGGAAATAACTAGGTATGGGGCTCGGAGatttaaatttgtgtatttaGTTCTTTTCACTCCCAGCTGATTGTAAtatgcaagttttaaaaaaatactgttgcCTGGGAGTCCTTCCCAGAAATTGTGATGTAACTTGTTTTCAATGAAACAGAGTGATTGCCTTTTGCAGCCAGAGTTGAGACTCAATAGTTTAGACAAAGATGTATCACATTTTCCCTTAAGTTCATTTACATTACAGTCTTCCTGTCttcagtcaattaaaaaaaaaaaaaaacatttcggGGCAGTCTGTAGAATTCAACATTAGAGTCATAGTTCCAATGTAGACTCTCAGACAAGAAGGTAAAGCAAAACAGACTGGAAGGACTGCCCATAGATGGAGTGCAAAAGGTGGTAGACATAGGATCAGGCTCTGTTTCTCCTGATGTGCAATAGTTATTGGCTCAGGTGGAGTGGAGAGCTGTGGGAGGCAGGGTAAGTGAGTAGTTTCCCTTGGTCCGTTCTCTTTTCCAGGCCCAAGGAAGAAGTAACCATCAAGAAGGAGAAGCGAGAAAGGGACAGAGACCGACAGAGAGAGGGGCATGGGCGGGGCCGGGGTCGCCCAGAAGTGATCCAGTCCCATTCCATCTTTGAGCAGGGCCCAGctgaaatgatgaagaaaaagggTACAGAAGCTGCTGGGGCTCCGGGAGGAAGGGCTCAGTGGATTTCACTTCAGACTGCCTGAGAGAGAAGGGCAAGGGCAGTGGGTAGACCCTGCTCCTAGTTTCGTTTTCCTTGCTGTTGTCCTCTTCCTTACCCCTGGTGATTGGGGTGATTTCCTGCAGGGAACTGGGATAAGACAGTGGATGTGTCGGACGTGGGGCCTTCTCATATCATCAACatcaaaaaagagaagagagagacagatgaagaaacaaaacagatcCTGCGCATGCTGGAGAAGGATGATGTAGGTACCCGCAGGCTTGGGGGGTGGGCCTCTTATATGGCTGTGGAAAGGGCCCAAGGGAGCCAGGGTTGGGGGAAGAATTGCTCTCTGATGTCCTGGAAGCCTGGTGAACAGCAGGAATCTTCAGTTAGCAAAGGGCTaaagtggccctggctgagtggctcagttggggCGTCGCcccgtataccaaaaggttgcaggtttgatccccagtcgggggcatgtATAGCATGTATGgaaggcagctgatcgatgtttcccgccctcccccagctctcctcctttctccctcctcccctctctctaaaatcaatgaacctatctttgggtgaggattaaaaataataataaaggagtGGGCTGAGGTGGACTGCAGTccgagtgtgtgtgtatgctggCCAGGCTGTGTGAACCGTTGACTTCCTTGGCAGTTCATCGATGACCCTGGGTTGAGGAACGACACTCGAAACATGCCTGTGCAGCTGCCTCTAGCTCACTCCGGGTGGCTGTTcaaggaggaaaatgaagaacCAGATGTTAAACCTTGGCTGGCTGGCTCCAAGGAAGAGGACATGGAGGTGGATGTGCCTGTTGTGAAAGGTACTCTGTGTCAGTTAATACCTCACTTCCTTATCTGTggcttcccaccccccactcccccctacaTGCCACCTGGGTTACTGCTGGTAAGCAGGTCCCCTCCCGTTCCAGCTGTAAAATACATGGCCTGAACAAAGATGCTAAAGTCGAACTCTCAGAAGGTTCATGGCGACAGGTACTGGTGGGCCTAGGCACAGATACCCCTCATTAGATAGGTCACACAACTCCTCTGTGCAGCCCGTGTTTCCCTCCAGCTTCCTGGCTGAGTGACAGTGGAGCAGTTGGGAGTGAAGGGATGGGTGCAATGAGGTGACATAGAGGGTGGCCACTTAATAGCCCTTCCGTTTGTGTTATCTTGGGCAGTGAAAGAGGAGCCAcgagatgaggaggaggaggccaagaTGAAGGCTCCTCCCAGAGCAGCCAGAAAGATCCCGAGCCTCCCGAAGGACATATCTGTGGCAGAGCTGCTCAGGGAGCTCAGCCTCACGCAGGAGGATGAGCTGCTGTTCCTGCAGCTGCCAGACACGCTCCCGGGCCAGCCGCCAACTCAGGACGTCAAGCCTGTAAAGACAGAGGTGCAGAGTGAGGATGGACAGATGCTGGTTGTGAAGCAGGAGAAAGACCGGGTATGCTCAGGAATGAGTTGTGTGGAATTATGGGGTAGGGGGCTCGAtcaggaagggaagcagagaccTGTAGGGTGTGTCACCCAAGCTGAATTGCAAGAATAATAggtgtttgttctttcttcccaTAAAGGGCTCGGGGCTTTGTGCTTTAGCCTTGATTATATGCGTGTCTACTTTCTACAGTAAAATACTGGAACATACACAAATGAGAGAACATAAACCCTCATGTGCCATCACCCAGTGTCAGCAGTTATTAATATCTTGTCCATTTGTTTACTGGTTtgctgtgggttttgttttttaaccactGGCACGCAGCCCTAGGGAAAGGCCCTCTTTGGGGAGCTCATGGTAGCCTTTGCCACTGATCCCTTTGGGAAAGGGTTCATTCATGAAGCATGGGGAAACAACTCCTTACCCCCTTTCTACCCCTTGACTCTTCCCAGGAGGCCAAGCTGGCAGAGAATGCTTGTACCCTGGCTGACCTGACAGAGGGGCAGGTTGGCAAGCTGCTGATCCGCAAGTCAGGAAAGGTACAGCTGCTCCTGGGCAAGGTGACTCTGGATGTAACGATGGGGACCGCCTGCTCTTTCCTGCAGGTGAGAGCCTGTAAGGTCAAGGGCAGAGGCTCCTTTAAGAGGTTGAGGTTTGTTGAATAATCAGTGCTGAATGAAGGAGAAGTGTTTTGGGGATTATCACATTAAAATCAGGACTGGTTGGTGGGCTGTGTGGCGGTTTTGGTTCTCATTGCCTTCTCTGTGGATTGGCAGGAGCTGGTGTCCGTGGGCCTTGGAGACAGTAGGACGGGGGAGATGACAGTCCTGGGACACATAAAGCACAAACTTGTATGTTCCCCCGATTTTGAATCCCTCTTGGATCACAAACACCGGTAAGAAGAGCAGATGGAGGATGCTGATGGCCGTGCCCAAGGCTGCTGCGTGCTCCAGACGTTTTGCTGTAAAATCTGCCACCCAGGAAGGGCCTGTTCAGCCCACCCACTCACTCCAGTCTTTGGCATccattgtcccagtttttcccacaGTGTGGATACTGCATGTCCTTGCTGCTGGGGGACTTGtcccttctatttatttttatatttatgtcttatCTCTTCAACTGACTGCATCTTCCCCCCGGGAGGGGGATGGTCTGTGGAAGAGGATAGGCTTCTTCCCTCAGTGGGAAGTGGTGGAAGGActgctgctccccctcccccctcccccctcccccctcccccctcccccctcccccctcccccctcccccctcccccctcccccctcccccctcccccctcccccctcccccctccctcctccctcctcccccctcccccctccctcctccctcctccctcctccctcctccctcctccctcctccctcctccctcctcccttctcccttctcccttctcccttctcccgaGGGCAGTGGCAAAGGGCAGAGAGCAAGCAGGGAGTCTTCATGTCTAAGACTCCACACTCGGGCCCAGCTCTATCagtaactagctgtgtgaccttggacaaactaCCTAACCTTTCTGAGGCTTGTATGCTTCATCCAactaaaatgaggataatacctacctcatgaGGTTGGTGTGAGGATTACATGGAATGTTGTAGATGAAAACTCCTTGCACAAGGCCAGACATACACAGTAGtcgctcaataaatgttagtttcccTTCCTTTTGCCTGAGTCTGTtttcaaacaaaatagagattcTGAGAATCTGTTGGAAGAAGTGAACAGAGCGTTTTTGTCCATGCATTCTTACTCCAAGTTGCTTGTGCCCAGGCCTGAGACTGAAGGTGCAGGGCCCTTCTGTGCCCTTTCCCTCCTGAGCATTCTTAGCCGAGTGCTTGCTGTGCATTGCTGTGGGGTGCTGGCTATGGGTAGGTTCTACCAAATGAAGTCAGAGACTCCTCTCAGCACCCTATGCATGCCTTCGGGTGACACAGTGGTCCCAGGACTTGTTGCCCCTGCCCGCACCTCTGCAATAAGTAGTAGCACTCTCTAGCTTCCATtgaaatatttctcaaaagaGCAATTAATCATTTTCTTAGGGAGTTATCACTACCCTAAGTCAAATACTGCTGGAGAGCAACCCTTCATAAGACAGAAGTCAGAGGTGTATTAAATAATGGCCTCTGACATTTGGCATGACCTCCCCCTTCAAAAGCTTTAAACCTGAGAGGCACACCTTTGTCTCTTGCCCTAGCACCCCCAGGCTCACCCACTTGGCTTGGATCCCAGTCCCCATGGCCATGCTGGCCTTTTAGTGCATGGTCTGTGCTCTTGTTCTTCTCACCAGGTCACCACACTTGGTCCTCCTCC
This window of the Desmodus rotundus isolate HL8 chromosome 9, HLdesRot8A.1, whole genome shotgun sequence genome carries:
- the POLR3D gene encoding DNA-directed RNA polymerase III subunit RPC4 isoform X2 — its product is MSEGNAAGEPSAPGGPRTLLSGARGLIGRRPAPPLTPGRLPSIRSRDLTLGGVKKKTFTPNIISRKIKEEPKEEVTIKKEKRERDRDRQREGHGRGRGRPEVIQSHSIFEQGPAEMMKKKGNWDKTVDVSDVGPSHIINIKKEKRETDEETKQILRMLEKDDFIDDPGLRNDTRNMPVQLPLAHSGWLFKEENEEPDVKPWLAGSKEEDMEVDVPVVKVKEEPRDEEEEAKMKAPPRAARKIPSLPKDISVAELLRELSLTQEDELLFLQLPDTLPGQPPTQDVKPVKTEVQSEDGQMLVVKQEKDREAKLAENACTLADLTEGQVGKLLIRKSGKELVSVGLGDSRTGEMTVLGHIKHKLVCSPDFESLLDHKHR
- the POLR3D gene encoding DNA-directed RNA polymerase III subunit RPC4 isoform X1 — translated: MSEGNAAGEPSAPGGPRTLLSGARGLIGRRPAPPLTPGRLPSIRSRDLTLGGVKKKTFTPNIISRKIKEEPKEEVTIKKEKRERDRDRQREGHGRGRGRPEVIQSHSIFEQGPAEMMKKKGNWDKTVDVSDVGPSHIINIKKEKRETDEETKQILRMLEKDDFIDDPGLRNDTRNMPVQLPLAHSGWLFKEENEEPDVKPWLAGSKEEDMEVDVPVVKVKEEPRDEEEEAKMKAPPRAARKIPSLPKDISVAELLRELSLTQEDELLFLQLPDTLPGQPPTQDVKPVKTEVQSEDGQMLVVKQEKDREAKLAENACTLADLTEGQVGKLLIRKSGKVQLLLGKVTLDVTMGTACSFLQELVSVGLGDSRTGEMTVLGHIKHKLVCSPDFESLLDHKHR